GCGTTAAACAATGATATCAAGCTGCAGCATAACTGCGGCGGCGTATGTGGCTGCAGCACGTGCCATGTATACATCGAGGCCGGCTCAGACGACCTCCCCGAGATATCAGATAAGGAAGAGGATTACATCGACCGCGCCGTGGACCCGCGCATCAACTCCCGCCTGGCCTGCCAGTGCGTGGTGCAGGGCAACGCAGACGTTGTTGTTACGATTCCGGAACAGGATTTTCTGGGCCACTAGTCTAGTTTGTTGCATGGCTGAAAGGTTAAATCGCCGGGCATCTCAGGCCCGAAATCCTAACCATTTCAACCATTCAGCCCTATAACCATTAAACCATTTACAAGATGAACAAGAGTTATGAGCCGCCAATAACCTGGAACGACCACGAAGACATTGCAATGGCTTTGTACGAGAAGTTCGGGGATGATTTCTCAGAATCAAAAATTTACCGCATCCGTTTTACCGAGCTGCTGGATTGGATCCTGTCGCTGCCTAATTTTGAGGGCACCCGCGAGCAAGCCAACGAAGGGCACCTGGAGCAGATCCAGTCGGCTTGGGTGTATGAGTGGCGCGACAACCAGGACTAAGGTTTTGAGCGCTTTGCGGTAACAAATTAAAAATTTTCTATACTTTTAAAGGTCCTTTGTTTCAAAGGGCCTTTTTATTTGTGAACTATGTCCATTACGCAACCAGACCTCTCCAACATTTCCACTTTTATTTTTGATGTAGACGGCGTGCTGACCGATGGCCTGCTTTACTGCTTTGCCGATGGGGAGCAGGTGCGGGCCTTCAACATCAAAGACGGCTTTGCCATAAAGCATGCCCTGCGGCAAGGGTATAAAATTGCCATCATCTCGGGCAAGAACGAGCCCGGCGTGCGCAAACGTCTCGAGCAGCTCGACATTGAGGATATCTTTTTAGGAGCCGAAGATAAAGTAGACATCTTTGAAGACTACCTCTACATGCAGGGCATTCATCCGGCTACGGTGGCTTATATGGGCGACGACATGCCTGACCTGGAAGTGATGCAGCGCTGTGGATTGCGCGCCTGCCCGGCCGATGCCGCCGAGGATATCAAGGCCATTTGCACCTTTGTATCGACCAAAGCAGGGGGCAAAGGTGCTGTAAGAGAGCTGATTGAGCAGATCATGAAGGCGCAGGACACATGGTAATTCCGTCATTACCATTTTTCTTCAATTAAATATAAAATTTCTCTTAATTCGCTCTTGCGTATATAGAATATAATTTCTACATTACCGATGGATTTTATTACCAATAATTAGTCATCTTTATGAAAACAGGAAAAGTAAAGTTTTTTATTGAGTCCAAAGGCTTTGGTTTTATCACTGAAGACGAGACAAATGAGGATTTCTTTGTACACGTAACCGGCTTGAACGGAGTTGAAATTCAGCAGCACGACCGCGTTGAGTTTGACACCCAGGAAGGTAAAAAAGGAATCAACGCTGTTAACGTAAAAAGAATCTAACGATAGATAGAATACTTTAGCCGTTACAGAAAAAAGCTCCTGTTCGCCGCAGGAGCTTTTTTTGTACCTTGTGTTTTGCGCCCCGTACCGTAACTTTATACTTTTCCAGAAGCGCACCTTATTTACGTGAAAGCCTATTTAGCCCTTATCCGCTTCCCGAACCTAGTGCTTATCGTGCTGAGCCAGGCGCTGGCGCAGGCGTGCCTGCTGGTGGCGGGCGTAAACTGGGGCCTGGTAACCCGCCCGGGCTTTTGGGCGCTTACGTTGTCTACCGTTCTTATCGCAGCCGCCGGCTATATCATCAACGACTATTACGACATCAAGATCGATGCCATCAACAAACCCGGCCGGATGCTGGTAGGCAAGGCTGTTCGGCGGCGCCCGGCCATGTTTGCCCATATGGTGCTTTCTTTTTGCGGGGTGGCCATTGGCCTGGCGCTAGC
This window of the Pontibacter liquoris genome carries:
- a CDS encoding 2Fe-2S iron-sulfur cluster-binding protein, producing MKVVNITFKFADGSPDESHPAVEGESVLDVALNNDIKLQHNCGGVCGCSTCHVYIEAGSDDLPEISDKEEDYIDRAVDPRINSRLACQCVVQGNADVVVTIPEQDFLGH
- the iscX gene encoding Fe-S cluster assembly protein IscX, whose product is MNKSYEPPITWNDHEDIAMALYEKFGDDFSESKIYRIRFTELLDWILSLPNFEGTREQANEGHLEQIQSAWVYEWRDNQD
- a CDS encoding KdsC family phosphatase produces the protein MSITQPDLSNISTFIFDVDGVLTDGLLYCFADGEQVRAFNIKDGFAIKHALRQGYKIAIISGKNEPGVRKRLEQLDIEDIFLGAEDKVDIFEDYLYMQGIHPATVAYMGDDMPDLEVMQRCGLRACPADAAEDIKAICTFVSTKAGGKGAVRELIEQIMKAQDTW
- a CDS encoding cold-shock protein encodes the protein MKTGKVKFFIESKGFGFITEDETNEDFFVHVTGLNGVEIQQHDRVEFDTQEGKKGINAVNVKRI